One Carcharodon carcharias isolate sCarCar2 chromosome 1, sCarCar2.pri, whole genome shotgun sequence DNA window includes the following coding sequences:
- the LOC121284393 gene encoding exosome complex component RRP40-like → MALPAAEAVAQVVLAGDLLTFPPSSGEKVLCGPGLRRQGHGQLSGHALSVCKSGVVRHKEPSVYWVDSQQKRYVPAKGEYVIGIVTAKSGDIFKVEVGGSEQASLSYLAFEGATKRNRPNVQVGDLVFAQFVVANKDMEPELVCIDSCGRSNGMGVIGPDGLLFKVSLSIARMLLSPNCEVMKNLGELYPFEIVIGMNGRIWVKARTIKHTLLVANVLESCGNMTTEQRKLVFKKLSENVP, encoded by the exons ATGGCGCTCCCTGCGGCCGAGGCCGTGGCTCAGGTGGTTCTGGCCGGGGACCTTCTGACTTTCCCGCCCAGCTCGGGGGAGAAGGTGCTGTGCGGGCCCGGCCTGCGGCGGCAGGGCCACGGGCAGCTCTCCGgccacgctctgtctgtctgcaaatCCGGCGTGGTCAGGCACAAAGAGCCCTCCGTCTACTGGGTGGATTCGCAGCAGAAGCGG tATGTACCCGCTAAAGGAGAATATGTGATAGGAATTGTGACTGCAAAGTCTGGTGATATATTCAAAGTTGAAGTTGGAGGAAGTGAGCAAGCCTCGTTGTCATACTTAGCATTTGAAGGAGCTACAAAGCGAAACCGACCAAATGTCCAA GTTGGAGATCTTGTATTTGCACAGTTTGTTGTGGCCAATAAAGATATGGAACCAGAACTGGTTTGCATTGACAGCTGTGGCCGGTCCAATGGGATGGGAGTaattggaccagatggattattaTTTAAAGTTTCACTGAGTATTGCACGCAT GCTGCTTTCTCCAAACTGTGAAGTCATGAAGAATCTCGGAGAATTGTACCCTTTTGAGATAGTGATTGGAATGAATGGACGGATATGGGTCAAAGCCAGAACAATTAAGCATACTTTACTAGTTGCTAATGTGCTGGAGAGCTGTGGGAATATGACCACAGAGCAAAGGAAGCTCGTTTTCAAAAAGCTGTCTGAAAATGTACCATGA